The genomic region AGGTAAGTCGAATACTGATCAGGATTCAATTCGGGCAGATATTGCAGCAGAACTACCAGACACACAAATAACCATTTCGCTTCCATACACAGATGATGCACAAGCAACTGTCTCATGGTTATATGATAATACGACTGTCGAGTCAATCAGTTATGATAAACGAATCGTGCTTACTGTGCGTGTTGCGGTAACTCAAAATGACGCCGTTCAGCGAGCAGTGACAAGTGTCGACGGCAGTATACATGATGGAGAGGAATAATACGAGCAGCAAACAAATTACTCTATTTTGATAAATCACTGAACAAATGTGTGATAAGAACATATGCCAACCGTTCTACCGCGAGAAGGACTATCAGTGGTGCACACATACGGTTTAGATAAGAATGACCGACTCAAAGATAGGGCGTCGACGGCTGCTCGGTCTCACTGGAGCGGCAGTACTTGGGGGGCTTGCAGGGTGTAATACACAAACTCAGTCTCAATCTAATACACAGACGGGCTCTACATCAATGTCAGGTGATCTCTCAGCAGAGACGAATCTGAGAGAGCAAGATACGGCGGATACAGCAACAAATCCATACGGCGAGGTATATCGTGACACGATCGATTCGGTTGTGCTGGTGCAACCTGAAGGTCCACGTGCACGTGGTCAGGGAACTGGATTTCTATATGATTCGAACCACGTAATAACAAACGCGCACGTCACTGGCGAAGCGACCACAGCCGATATTCGTTTCTCACAGGGAGAGTGGCGAACCGGGTCAGTTGTCGGGACAGACCCACACAGTGACCTTGCGGCGATTGCTATTGACTCACCCCCCGAATCGGTGTCTCCGATCCCGTTTATTCCCGGTCCAGCAACAATTGGACAGAGAGTTGTCGCGATTGGTAATCCATTTAATCTCAGCGGAACAGTAACATCGGGAATTGTTAGTGGTGTAAACCGATCAATCCCGGCACCGACAGGATTCACAATTCCTGATGCAATCCAAACTGACGCTGCGGTCAATCCTGGCAATAGTGGCGGACCGCTCATGTCACTTGATGGGCAAGTCGTTGCAGTCATCAACTCTGGCGGTGGCGATAATATTGCATTCGGCATCTCAGCAGCGCTCACACAACGAGTTATTCCTCGGTTAATCGAAACTGGTGATTTTAATCATTCATACATTGGCGTTCGATTTGAATCAGTCACCCCGGAGATTGCCCGTGCGAACGGACTAAAAACTCCACGTGGACTGCTTATCGTTGATGTTATCGATGGAGCACCAGCAGATGGTATTTTACAATCAAGTG from Haloquadratum walsbyi C23 harbors:
- a CDS encoding S1C family serine protease; translated protein: MTDSKIGRRRLLGLTGAAVLGGLAGCNTQTQSQSNTQTGSTSMSGDLSAETNLREQDTADTATNPYGEVYRDTIDSVVLVQPEGPRARGQGTGFLYDSNHVITNAHVTGEATTADIRFSQGEWRTGSVVGTDPHSDLAAIAIDSPPESVSPIPFIPGPATIGQRVVAIGNPFNLSGTVTSGIVSGVNRSIPAPTGFTIPDAIQTDAAVNPGNSGGPLMSLDGQVVAVINSGGGDNIAFGISAALTQRVIPRLIETGDFNHSYIGVRFESVTPEIARANGLKTPRGLLIVDVIDGAPADGILQSSDRQQIVDGTRVRVGGDVILGVGGQKILTTEDLGSYLALQTNPGETVPITVLRNGQRQTLTIELGQRPEQ